GGATTCCCACTTCTTCAAATCCACTAATCTACGACATATGGTCAAAATATCACAATCTCAAGATGGGAGACTCCCTCTGTAAGTACATTTATTCTGAATCACTAGATTCTTCCTACGGGTGAGTGATTCGTGTTTGTTTTGTAATTTGTTTTTGTGGGCAGTTTTCTTGTACCCTCCAAGTCGAGATTCGGTCATCCAAGTCAGAGATGTTGAATCCTACAACAGTTGCAATCTGAAAGATCCAATCTTGCACCTGAAAGATGGCAACTCTTTATTCAATATCACGAAGCCCGGAGATTTTTACTTCATCAGTGGAGTCGAAGGGCACTGTGAAAAATCACAGAAGCTTCACATTTTCGTGTATGGGAATGGATCTTATCCAATTTCATCGGCGCCGGCACCCGATTCTGCTGCTGCTCCGCTCCCTCTTATCCTACTGTCTTTGGCTCCATTCCAGTCCAGGCTTCTGCTTCGTCCTTCCTCAAGATTCCCGTCTTTATGATTTCTGCTGCAATTATTTCTTCTTATATGC
The Primulina tabacum isolate GXHZ01 chromosome 9, ASM2559414v2, whole genome shotgun sequence DNA segment above includes these coding regions:
- the LOC142555758 gene encoding LOW QUALITY PROTEIN: early nodulin-like protein 8 (The sequence of the model RefSeq protein was modified relative to this genomic sequence to represent the inferred CDS: inserted 1 base in 1 codon) — protein: MAHLSKLPRFINFFHFSILFLASIQTKVLGNTYKVGDLDSWGIPTSSNPLIYDIWSKYHNLKMGDSLFFLYPPSRDSVIQVRDVESYNSCNLKDPILHLKDGNSLFNITKPGDFYFISGVEGHCEKSQKLHIFVYGNGSYPISSAPAPDSAAXSAPSYPTVFGSIPVQASASSFLKIPVFMISAAIISSYMP